From the Eleutherodactylus coqui strain aEleCoq1 chromosome 7, aEleCoq1.hap1, whole genome shotgun sequence genome, one window contains:
- the LOC136573027 gene encoding lamina-associated polypeptide 2, isoforms alpha/zeta-like: protein MSTREDPETLLTDRDTQKPREARRRSKKCPVCLTKLVDSCTKTLCATCSAKIMQEEKTSLMAEIRSVVREEVQSSLSDLQPGPSGVTRRSVPAVSESDSDIAENVAFDGEVTQEDKKYLFSTADMDQLLKAVRRTMQVEEDVQQPRTVQEDMFAGLLPQQKSSFPVNATLKQLILNEWESVDQAPLIPREFKERLLFPGDEVSFLDEIPKVDTAIAMVSRKSGLPFEDTSHLKDPLDHKMDTSMRKAWSTSGLIMKANIAATSVARSMAIWLDQFAALVDQKSPREEFASGIPLLRMATGFLADASMETVRLGARMAALSNTARRAVWVKEWSGDAASKNRLCTLPFRGGRIFGPDLDRLLEKAADKSHGLPATRPPKRPFTPHPSSTYAGKGKTGRWSYPKGGRGKTLTFVPQPILSGPVGDRLTRCANSWRSITTNEWVLHLVAEGYRIELLSRPPDRFMITPTQSPGLEQALLEGVRNLQGLGAIIPVPKKEQGKGFYSPPLSGSQTRRLPPHHYQFKTTE, encoded by the exons atgtcgaccagagaggacccagagaccctcctaact gacagggatactcaaaaaccgagggaggctagacgcaggagtaaaaaatgtccagtatgtctaaccaaactcgtcgactcctgcaccaaaacgttatgcgctacctgctccgcgaaaattatgcaggaggaaaaaacttcccttatggccgaaattcggtcagtcgtccgagaagaagtgcagtcctccctctcagacctccaacctgggccttccggggttacacgcaggtcggttccggcggtgtctgagtctgactccgacatagcggaaaatgtggcttttgacggggaagtgacgcaggaggacaagaaatatcttttctctaccgcggacatggatcaactgctaaaagcagtacgcaggaccatgcaggtggaggaagatgtgcagcaaccccgcacagtccaggaggatatgttcgcggggttactcccgcaacaaaaatcttcattccccgtaaacgccacactcaagcagctgattctaaatgagtgggagagcgtggatcaggctccgctaatccccagggaatttaaagaacgcctgttatttccgggagatgaagtgtcctttttggacgagatacctaaagtcgatactgcaattgccatggtatccagaaagtccggattgccctttgaggatacgtcccacttaaaggacccgttggatCATAAGATGGACAcatccatgcgtaaagcctggtctacttccggtctcatcatgaaagctaacatcgcggccacttccgtggctcgttccatggcaatctggttggaccaattcgcagccctagtcgaccaaaaatcccctagggaggagttcgcaagcggcatccctctgctgcgaatggcaacagggttcctggcagatgcttcgatggaaacagtccgcctcggagcccgcatggcagccctatcgaacaccgccagaagggcagtgtgggtgaaagagtggtcaggggacgcagcgtccaaaaataggctatgtaccctaccgttccggggcgggcgtatattcggaccagacctggatcgtctgctggagaaagcagctgacaagagtcacggactgcctgccaccagaccacccaagagacccttcacccctcatccctcgtctacgtacgccgggaagggaaagaccggaagatggtcttatccaaagggcggaaggggtaagactttaacttttgtccctcagcccatactttcgggcccggtaggggaTAGACTGACTCGCTGTgccaatagctggcgtagtattacaactaatgagtgggtactgcacctagtggcggaggggtacaggatcgagctactatcccgtcccccggacaggtttatgataaccccaacccagtctccaggcctagaacaggctctgttggagggcgtacggaacctgcagggtctcggcgcaattatcccagtccctaagaaggaacagggaaaaggtttctattccccccctctttctggttcccaaaccagacggctcccaccgcaccattatcaatttaaaacaactgaataa